In the Myxococcus fulvus genome, one interval contains:
- a CDS encoding barstar family protein — MPLLFIKNPSDFHPVDSRTGHIGTEISSQSELIRAIASALCLPPHFEHNWDTILAAFEDLSWLPPGKITLIHDEIPTLSKDDLSAYIHALDKASQKWLISGPFSLDAVFPKKHRHQVLSLLADVRPKSPWRRLKAELDRASSLPYSTQDEFISMKFDGFSFVMNIVEQRDGSTRQIVNALAMAFAMRSWDRVRFTEALPSLCIHDMHALRETATRILITLLALNKQSTDEKIPYNDIHECIKLLQQALALGLQENTEIMARKVISANH, encoded by the coding sequence ATGCCACTTCTCTTCATTAAGAACCCAAGCGATTTCCATCCCGTTGATTCGCGCACAGGACATATTGGCACCGAAATTTCCAGCCAGTCAGAGTTGATTCGTGCGATAGCAAGCGCCCTTTGTCTACCCCCTCACTTCGAACACAACTGGGATACAATCTTGGCAGCCTTTGAGGACCTCTCATGGCTTCCCCCTGGGAAAATCACACTCATTCACGACGAGATCCCCACCCTCTCAAAAGACGACCTCAGTGCTTACATACATGCACTGGACAAGGCATCGCAAAAATGGCTGATAAGTGGCCCTTTTTCGCTGGACGCGGTGTTCCCGAAAAAACATAGACACCAAGTCCTCTCCCTCCTTGCCGATGTCAGGCCCAAATCCCCTTGGCGACGACTCAAGGCAGAACTGGATAGAGCCAGCAGCCTGCCCTATTCAACTCAAGACGAGTTCATCTCGATGAAGTTCGATGGCTTTTCTTTCGTGATGAACATCGTCGAACAGCGGGACGGCTCTACGCGGCAAATCGTAAACGCACTCGCCATGGCATTTGCGATGCGGAGCTGGGACCGAGTTCGCTTCACAGAAGCACTCCCCAGCTTGTGCATTCACGACATGCACGCACTACGAGAAACAGCAACACGCATCCTAATTACATTGCTCGCGCTCAACAAACAGAGCACCGACGAGAAAATCCCATACAACGACATCCACGAATGCATCAAACTCCTTCAACAGGCACTCGCACTGGGCCTTCAGGAGAACACAGAAATCATGGCACGGAAGGTCATTTCCGCGAACCACTGA
- a CDS encoding radical SAM protein, with product MNLKQLSLPELEAALAPLSPSPTAVRKVFAAVFAHGRKSVTEVARSPQVPRRVTDYLEAHAEMPSLQIVERRKADDGFVKYLFDSPLGGRIEAVRIPIFDEKYVICVSSQVGCALACDFCMTGKLGFKRNLFTWEILDQVLQVRAEADRPVRGVVFMGMGEPLLNYKETLRAAGILSNPAGFSIAGTAITFSTAGHVPAIRRYTREGHPYRLAFSVTSAMSEKRAKVLPIEKTHPLPELIEAIREYSQVRRERAMIAYVAISGFNLEREDAEALKVAFEGIPIKVDLIDVTDPTGKYLPPSAEELSAFRDYLQILKAPVARRYSGGKEIGAACGTLAATQYGGTVMPVPGAATTTP from the coding sequence GTGAACCTGAAGCAACTCTCGCTCCCGGAGCTGGAGGCGGCGCTCGCGCCGCTCTCCCCGTCGCCCACCGCCGTGCGCAAGGTGTTCGCGGCCGTCTTCGCCCACGGCCGCAAGTCCGTGACGGAGGTGGCCCGCTCGCCCCAGGTGCCCCGCCGGGTGACGGACTACCTGGAAGCCCACGCCGAGATGCCGAGCCTCCAAATCGTGGAGCGCCGCAAGGCGGACGACGGCTTCGTGAAGTACCTCTTCGACTCCCCGCTGGGCGGGCGGATTGAAGCGGTCCGCATCCCCATCTTCGATGAGAAGTACGTCATCTGCGTGTCCAGCCAGGTCGGCTGCGCGCTGGCGTGCGACTTCTGCATGACGGGGAAGTTGGGCTTCAAACGGAACCTGTTCACCTGGGAGATATTGGACCAGGTGCTGCAGGTGAGGGCGGAGGCGGACCGGCCGGTGCGGGGTGTGGTGTTCATGGGGATGGGCGAGCCGCTGCTGAACTACAAGGAGACGCTGCGGGCGGCGGGCATCCTGTCGAACCCGGCGGGGTTCTCGATTGCGGGCACGGCGATTACGTTCTCCACGGCGGGGCATGTGCCGGCAATCCGGCGCTACACGCGGGAGGGGCATCCGTACCGGCTGGCGTTCTCGGTGACGAGCGCGATGTCGGAGAAGCGGGCGAAGGTGCTCCCGATTGAGAAGACGCACCCGTTGCCGGAGCTGATTGAGGCCATCCGCGAGTACAGCCAGGTTCGGCGCGAGCGGGCGATGATTGCCTATGTGGCCATCTCCGGCTTCAACCTGGAGCGCGAGGACGCGGAGGCGCTGAAGGTGGCGTTCGAGGGGATTCCCATCAAGGTGGACCTCATCGACGTGACAGACCCGACGGGGAAGTACCTGCCGCCGTCGGCGGAGGAGCTGAGCGCGTTCCGGGACTACTTGCAGATTCTGAAGGCGCCGGTGGCGCGGCGGTACTCAGGGGGCAAGGAGATTGGGGCGGCGTGCGGGACGCTGGCGGCGACGCAGTACGGCGGCACGGTGATGCCGGTTCCTGGGGCTGCGACCACGACTCCGTGA
- a CDS encoding anti-sigma factor family protein encodes MYTCKDSINLLLEYLEGEMSPEDSRHLQEHLSGCSPCEEFLRTYRATPSLCKRALAARMPKEVSTKLTDFLRTKIKSAS; translated from the coding sequence ATGTACACCTGTAAAGACTCCATCAACCTCCTGCTGGAATACCTCGAGGGCGAGATGTCGCCCGAGGATTCGCGCCATCTCCAGGAGCACCTGTCCGGGTGCAGCCCCTGTGAGGAGTTCCTCCGCACGTACCGGGCCACGCCCAGTCTGTGCAAGCGCGCGCTGGCGGCGAGGATGCCGAAGGAGGTCAGCACCAAGCTGACGGACTTCCTTCGCACCAAAATCAAGTCCGCCTCGTGA
- a CDS encoding RNA polymerase sigma factor, which translates to MSDEVATEDDRQLLARAQDGDMSAFEALVGIHQDKVYGLALRMTRSEADAAEITQDTFLSAYQHLKDFRGDAAFGSWVHRIAANHALMRLRHRRVAQAAEAELQGPEFTPRGTLADYPQTDWSRDAEEKALDAELGQAIRQAADRLPEGYREVFLLKDVDGLSYEQIAEVTGDSIPAIKSRLHRARLALREAIDAFYNRDNPGP; encoded by the coding sequence ATGTCCGACGAGGTCGCCACGGAAGATGATCGCCAGCTCCTCGCCCGCGCGCAGGACGGGGACATGTCCGCCTTCGAGGCCCTGGTGGGCATCCACCAGGACAAGGTGTACGGTCTGGCGCTGCGGATGACGCGCTCGGAGGCGGACGCCGCCGAAATCACCCAGGACACCTTCCTGTCGGCCTACCAACATCTCAAGGATTTCCGCGGGGATGCGGCCTTCGGGTCCTGGGTGCACCGCATCGCGGCCAACCACGCGCTCATGCGCCTGCGCCACCGGCGGGTGGCCCAGGCGGCCGAGGCAGAGCTCCAGGGGCCGGAGTTCACCCCCCGGGGTACGCTGGCGGACTACCCCCAGACGGACTGGAGCCGGGACGCCGAGGAGAAGGCCCTGGACGCGGAGCTGGGCCAGGCCATCCGGCAAGCGGCGGACCGCCTGCCCGAGGGGTATCGTGAGGTCTTCCTCTTGAAAGACGTGGACGGCCTCAGTTACGAACAGATTGCGGAGGTGACGGGGGATTCCATCCCCGCCATCAAGAGCCGCCTGCACCGGGCTCGTCTCGCGCTCCGGGAAGCCATCGACGCCTTCTACAACCGCGACAATCCCGGGCCGTGA
- a CDS encoding DNA-3-methyladenine glycosylase has product MSVLPSSFYARPALVVARELLGTLLVVQASDGARRVGRIVETEAYIGEHDLACHAAKGLTPRTEVMFGPPGKAYIYLIYGMHHCFNVVTDAPGVGAAVLVRAVEPVEGLDAGARTDGPGKLCKAMGLTLAHNRGDLASPGLHLLPGVAVEEGRVERGPRIGVEYAGAWADEPFRLWVRDSQHVSKRPGTRRRNRA; this is encoded by the coding sequence GTGAGCGTGTTGCCTTCGTCCTTCTACGCGCGCCCGGCCCTCGTCGTGGCGCGGGAGCTGCTCGGTACGTTGCTCGTGGTGCAGGCGTCCGACGGCGCCCGGCGGGTGGGGCGAATCGTGGAGACTGAGGCCTATATCGGCGAGCACGACCTGGCCTGCCACGCCGCCAAGGGGCTCACCCCGCGCACCGAGGTCATGTTCGGCCCACCGGGGAAGGCCTACATCTATCTCATCTACGGAATGCACCACTGCTTCAACGTGGTGACGGACGCGCCCGGGGTGGGGGCGGCGGTGCTGGTGCGCGCGGTGGAGCCGGTGGAGGGGCTGGACGCAGGCGCGCGCACGGACGGGCCCGGCAAGCTGTGCAAGGCGATGGGGCTGACGCTCGCGCACAACCGGGGGGACCTGGCCTCACCGGGGCTGCACCTGCTCCCGGGTGTGGCGGTGGAGGAGGGGCGGGTGGAGCGAGGGCCGCGCATCGGCGTGGAGTACGCGGGGGCGTGGGCCGACGAGCCCTTCCGGCTGTGGGTCCGGGACAGTCAACATGTCAGCAAGCGGCCTGGGACGAGGCGTCGCAACCGCGCTTGA
- a CDS encoding 4-alpha-glucanotransferase translates to MSTPGRLSGLLLPLFSLRSPTDFGIGDFGALDGLFSWMKLGRQRLLMLLPLLPTAPGDSSPYATRSAFGLNPLFIDLHALPEFTASGGEAALSDEQRRQLAEARSAPRIRYDLVFPLKDAALARAFDTFEAKHWASQSERARAFAQWRDAQAGWLETYALFTAISEQENRRAWWEWPEGLRTRQPEALAAKGKELERRVRYHAWLQWVAEEQWNAARAKARAQDVLLCGDEPFIIGQDSADCWANPTILRRDARLGVPPDDFSATGQDWGLPYFDFAAMQKDDYAWLKARAKKAASYYDLRRVDHAVGYFRQWIRDEETPTGRFIPPDEESHKRLGRKHFELLSEGAGIVAEDLGVIPPFVRHILAELKLPGYRVMRWERDDNTYRNPHQFPAISLVTTGTHDTDTMVEWWEGARDDERQAAARAWPELHGVPVSREFTPEVHRALLAAALNSGSDLCVLPWQDVLGTRDRINLPGSMSDSNWAYRIAQDVGSLLNDATTREAAEKLAWLTASARR, encoded by the coding sequence ATGTCCACCCCTGGCCGGCTCTCCGGTCTCCTGCTTCCGCTCTTCTCCCTGCGCTCCCCGACGGATTTCGGCATCGGTGACTTCGGCGCGCTCGACGGCTTGTTCTCCTGGATGAAGCTCGGGCGTCAGCGCCTGCTGATGCTGTTGCCACTGTTGCCCACCGCGCCGGGTGACTCCAGCCCCTACGCCACCCGCTCGGCGTTCGGCCTCAACCCGCTCTTCATCGACCTGCACGCGCTGCCGGAGTTCACCGCCTCGGGCGGCGAGGCCGCGCTCTCCGACGAGCAGCGCCGCCAGCTCGCCGAGGCCCGGAGCGCCCCGCGCATCCGGTACGACCTGGTCTTCCCCCTGAAGGACGCCGCCCTGGCGCGCGCGTTCGACACCTTCGAGGCGAAGCACTGGGCCTCCCAGTCCGAGCGAGCCCGCGCCTTCGCCCAATGGCGCGACGCCCAGGCCGGCTGGCTGGAGACCTACGCCCTGTTCACCGCCATCAGCGAGCAGGAGAACCGCCGCGCGTGGTGGGAGTGGCCGGAGGGCCTGCGCACCCGCCAGCCGGAGGCGCTCGCCGCCAAGGGCAAGGAGCTGGAGCGCCGGGTGCGCTACCACGCGTGGCTGCAGTGGGTGGCCGAGGAGCAGTGGAACGCCGCGCGCGCCAAGGCCCGCGCCCAGGACGTGCTCCTGTGCGGCGACGAGCCGTTCATCATCGGCCAGGACAGCGCGGACTGCTGGGCCAACCCCACCATCCTGCGCCGCGACGCGCGGCTGGGCGTGCCGCCGGATGACTTCTCCGCCACGGGCCAGGACTGGGGCCTGCCCTACTTCGACTTCGCCGCCATGCAGAAGGACGACTACGCCTGGCTCAAGGCGCGCGCGAAGAAGGCGGCCAGCTACTACGACTTGCGCCGCGTGGACCACGCGGTGGGCTACTTCCGTCAGTGGATTCGCGACGAAGAGACGCCCACCGGCCGCTTCATCCCGCCGGACGAGGAGAGCCACAAGCGGCTGGGCCGCAAGCACTTCGAGCTGCTCTCGGAGGGCGCGGGCATCGTCGCCGAGGACCTGGGCGTGATTCCGCCGTTCGTGCGCCACATCCTCGCGGAGCTCAAGCTGCCCGGCTACCGCGTGATGCGCTGGGAGCGCGACGACAACACGTACCGCAACCCCCACCAGTTCCCCGCAATCTCGCTGGTGACGACGGGCACCCACGACACCGACACCATGGTGGAGTGGTGGGAGGGCGCCCGCGACGACGAGCGTCAGGCCGCCGCCCGCGCCTGGCCGGAGCTCCACGGCGTGCCGGTGTCGCGCGAGTTCACCCCGGAGGTGCACCGGGCCCTGCTGGCCGCGGCGCTCAACTCGGGCAGCGATTTGTGCGTGCTGCCCTGGCAGGACGTGCTCGGCACCCGGGACCGCATCAACCTGCCGGGCTCCATGAGCGACTCGAACTGGGCCTACCGCATCGCCCAGGACGTGGGCTCGCTGCTCAACGACGCCACCACGCGCGAGGCCGCCGAGAAGCTGGCCTGGCTCACCGCCTCCGCTCGCCGCTGA